One genomic region from uncultured Tateyamaria sp. encodes:
- a CDS encoding DNA-3-methyladenine glycosylase I, protein MRSLDDILAISADRKGGVAAVLGEFAPSATPDALAQIPDDRWLAQMTRSIFQAGFNWKVVDNMWPGFEEAFHGFDIGRCAMMSEDWFDELCANKAIVRFPQKIRSVQQNAVFIQEQAATHGSFAQMVAAWPADDYAGLLDFLKRDGTRLGGNTGQYFLRFMGVDGYILSRDVTARLIAEGVIDKPPTSKSAMKAVQTAMNDWQAQSGRSLKEISRILATSCG, encoded by the coding sequence ATGCGCAGCCTAGACGACATTCTTGCCATCAGCGCAGACCGCAAGGGCGGGGTTGCCGCAGTGCTGGGAGAATTCGCGCCATCAGCCACGCCCGATGCGCTGGCCCAAATCCCCGATGACCGTTGGCTTGCCCAGATGACCCGCTCGATCTTTCAGGCCGGGTTCAACTGGAAGGTCGTGGACAACATGTGGCCCGGATTCGAAGAGGCGTTTCACGGGTTCGACATCGGGCGCTGCGCCATGATGAGCGAGGACTGGTTTGACGAACTATGCGCAAACAAGGCCATTGTCCGCTTCCCGCAAAAGATCAGGTCCGTGCAGCAGAATGCTGTTTTCATTCAGGAACAGGCCGCGACCCATGGCAGCTTTGCACAGATGGTCGCCGCGTGGCCCGCGGATGATTATGCCGGTTTGCTGGACTTTCTGAAAAGGGACGGCACCCGATTGGGTGGCAACACCGGACAGTATTTTCTGCGCTTTATGGGCGTGGACGGCTATATCCTGTCGCGTGACGTGACCGCGCGATTGATCGCCGAAGGGGTGATCGACAAACCGCCGACCTCCAAGTCCGCGATGAAGGCGGTACAGACCGCGATGAACGATTGGCAGGCCCAATCGGGGCGCTCCCTGAAAGAGATCAGCCGCATCCTGGCCACAAGCTGCGGATAG
- a CDS encoding sugar ABC transporter substrate-binding protein — protein MKKFVTVGALAMLMGGTAMAETIGVSVARFDDNGLTIMRNGMTDHVETLDGVELIMEDAQDDVARQLDQINNFIASGVDAIIVNAVDTNATEAMSQAAAAAGVPLVYVNRQPINMDTLPEGQAFVASNEIESGTLKAFEICKNLRAAGKSGGATAYMLMGQLSNQAAVQRSKDVEDVIGMDMCNFITLIDKQTANWSRDQAQDLMTNWISAGEPFDAVFANNDEMAIGAIQAMKAAGISMDDVEVGGVDATPDALVSMQAGDMDVTVFQDLAGQGAGSIDTAIKLANGDDVDKTVFIPFKLVTPDNVADFLQ, from the coding sequence ATGAAGAAATTTGTGACAGTGGGCGCGCTCGCCATGCTGATGGGTGGCACGGCCATGGCCGAAACCATCGGTGTGTCCGTGGCCCGTTTTGACGACAACGGCCTGACGATCATGCGCAACGGCATGACCGATCACGTGGAAACGCTGGACGGTGTCGAACTGATCATGGAAGACGCGCAAGACGACGTGGCGCGCCAGCTTGACCAGATCAACAACTTCATCGCGAGCGGCGTGGACGCGATCATCGTGAACGCGGTCGACACCAACGCGACCGAAGCGATGAGCCAGGCTGCTGCCGCTGCCGGTGTGCCGCTGGTCTATGTGAACCGCCAGCCCATCAACATGGACACGTTGCCCGAAGGCCAGGCGTTCGTTGCATCGAACGAGATCGAAAGCGGCACGCTCAAGGCGTTCGAGATCTGCAAGAACCTGCGCGCCGCGGGCAAGTCGGGCGGGGCCACCGCCTACATGCTGATGGGTCAGTTGTCGAACCAGGCGGCTGTGCAGCGGTCCAAGGATGTTGAAGACGTGATTGGCATGGACATGTGCAACTTCATCACCCTGATCGACAAGCAGACGGCCAACTGGTCCCGCGACCAGGCGCAAGACCTGATGACCAACTGGATTTCGGCGGGCGAACCGTTTGACGCGGTCTTTGCCAACAACGACGAAATGGCGATTGGCGCGATCCAGGCGATGAAAGCGGCGGGCATTTCGATGGATGACGTCGAAGTGGGCGGCGTGGACGCCACACCTGACGCGCTGGTGTCGATGCAGGCAGGTGACATGGACGTGACCGTGTTCCAGGACCTCGCGGGTCAGGGCGCAGGCTCGATCGACACCGCGATCAAGCTGGCAAACGGCGATGACGTCGACAAGACCGTCTTCATCCCGTTCAAGCTGGTGACGCCGGACAATGTTGCAGACTTCCTGCAATAA
- a CDS encoding Gfo/Idh/MocA family oxidoreductase, translated as MQGIGIIGCGNISTAYLTLAPLFQGLEVRAVADLDMDAAQAQATKFGVRASSVDDLLAAGDIDIIVNLTIPDAHFAVTRSILQAGKHAYSEKPIVLTQEQGEDLRSLAAARDLRVGSAPDTFLGGAHQAARAAIDAGKIGNVVAGTAHVMNHGMEHWHPNPDFFFLPGAGPMLDIGPYYVTNLIQLLGPVRRVGALTSTPETSRTILSEPRKGEVIPVKTPTNIHALLDFENGATITLSTSWDVWAHRHGHMELYGTRGSMFLPDPNWFSGDVEIVDKSGETASLNTTTHPFGVPNVDNNGVARANYRTAGLADMAQAMNEGRAHRCSLELALHAVDVMTAILQAGDTGNMVTLGSTCARPDPMTADAARALLK; from the coding sequence ATGCAAGGCATTGGAATTATCGGCTGCGGCAACATCTCGACCGCTTACCTGACACTGGCCCCGTTGTTTCAGGGACTTGAGGTGCGCGCGGTCGCCGACCTCGATATGGATGCGGCCCAGGCCCAGGCAACCAAATTTGGCGTACGCGCCAGCAGCGTGGACGATCTGCTGGCCGCTGGTGACATCGACATCATCGTGAACCTGACCATCCCGGATGCGCATTTCGCAGTGACGCGGTCCATCCTGCAGGCGGGCAAACACGCCTATTCGGAAAAGCCGATCGTACTGACGCAGGAACAGGGCGAAGACCTGCGCTCGCTGGCGGCGGCCCGGGACCTGCGCGTCGGGTCTGCCCCCGACACGTTTCTGGGCGGTGCCCATCAGGCCGCGCGGGCGGCGATCGATGCGGGCAAGATCGGCAATGTGGTGGCAGGCACGGCCCACGTGATGAACCACGGAATGGAACACTGGCACCCCAATCCCGACTTTTTCTTCCTGCCCGGCGCGGGGCCGATGCTGGATATCGGGCCGTACTACGTCACCAACCTGATCCAGCTTTTGGGCCCGGTGCGCCGCGTCGGTGCGCTGACCTCGACGCCTGAAACCAGCCGCACAATCCTGTCCGAACCGCGCAAGGGCGAGGTGATCCCGGTCAAGACCCCGACCAATATCCACGCCCTTCTGGACTTTGAAAACGGGGCCACGATCACCCTGTCCACATCATGGGATGTCTGGGCACACCGGCACGGGCATATGGAGCTGTACGGCACCCGGGGCAGCATGTTCCTGCCCGATCCCAACTGGTTTTCGGGCGACGTCGAGATCGTGGACAAGAGCGGCGAAACCGCGTCGCTGAACACGACGACCCACCCGTTCGGCGTGCCCAATGTCGACAACAACGGCGTTGCGCGCGCCAATTATCGCACCGCCGGGTTGGCGGATATGGCGCAGGCCATGAACGAAGGGCGGGCACATCGCTGTTCGCTGGAACTGGCCCTGCACGCAGTCGATGTGATGACGGCCATCCTGCAGGCGGGGGACACCGGTAACATGGTGACGCTTGGATCAACCTGCGCGCGGCCGGACCCGATGACTGCGGATGCCGCAAGGGCGCTGCTGAAATAG
- a CDS encoding ATP-binding cassette domain-containing protein, with protein MSDEIVLETRGLTKHYGGVHALNDANFTLKQGEHVAIMGDNGAGKSTFVRQITGVEQRTRGDIMFYGEPVHFDGPLDARKAGIETVFQTLALADDLDVPDNLFLGREKTRFDWLGPFRLLDYKAMRQATMDGLEKTAVKIPNIRNTIRNMSGGQRQCVAIARTATFHSRLTIMDEPTAALGVQETAQVENIIRTLKEQGEPLILVSHNMRQVFDLVDRIVVFRRGRICANLRKEDTDGQDVVAYITGAKTQEGYEDAA; from the coding sequence ATGAGTGACGAAATCGTACTTGAGACGCGGGGGCTGACCAAACACTACGGTGGTGTGCACGCCCTCAACGACGCCAACTTTACCCTCAAACAGGGCGAGCACGTGGCGATCATGGGCGACAACGGCGCGGGCAAGTCCACCTTTGTCCGCCAGATCACAGGGGTCGAACAACGTACGCGCGGCGACATCATGTTCTACGGTGAGCCGGTGCACTTTGACGGCCCCCTCGACGCGCGCAAAGCCGGCATCGAGACCGTGTTCCAGACGCTGGCACTCGCCGATGACCTGGACGTGCCCGATAACCTGTTCCTGGGCCGCGAAAAGACCAGATTCGACTGGCTGGGTCCGTTCCGCCTGCTGGATTACAAGGCCATGCGTCAGGCCACCATGGACGGGTTGGAAAAGACGGCCGTGAAAATCCCCAACATCCGCAACACCATCCGCAACATGTCGGGCGGCCAGCGGCAATGCGTGGCGATTGCGCGCACGGCCACCTTCCACTCACGGCTCACAATCATGGACGAACCCACGGCAGCGCTGGGCGTGCAGGAAACCGCACAGGTCGAAAACATCATCCGCACGCTCAAGGAACAGGGCGAACCCCTGATCCTGGTCAGCCACAACATGCGGCAGGTGTTTGACTTGGTGGACCGGATCGTGGTTTTCCGGCGCGGACGCATTTGCGCGAACCTTCGCAAGGAAGACACCGATGGACAGGACGTGGTTGCCTACATCACCGGGGCCAAGACCCAGGAAGGGTACGAGGACGCAGCCTGA
- a CDS encoding sugar phosphate isomerase/epimerase: MTALSYQLYSSRLFPPLGDTLHMLADIGYAHVEGYGALVTDDDALAALDRGLQDTGLTMPSCHVGLDLCESDPENVRRIADRFGVETVVIPYIMPDDRPTDAAGWQAYGARLAAVQDRFAQSGLDTAYHNHDFEFMPLPDGTLPMDLILEHAGDVLFEYDVAWAVRAGADPMAPIGTYGARIAIAHLKDIAHPGQAGDEDGWADVGHGTMAWPALFSALKAAGTRHFVMEHDNPSDHRRFAQRAFDATQNF, translated from the coding sequence ATGACAGCCCTGTCCTACCAGCTTTACAGCTCCCGCCTGTTTCCGCCTCTGGGCGACACCCTGCATATGCTGGCCGATATCGGCTATGCCCATGTCGAAGGGTATGGCGCGCTTGTCACGGATGACGATGCGCTGGCCGCCCTGGATCGCGGATTGCAGGACACGGGCCTGACGATGCCCAGTTGCCATGTGGGCCTCGACCTGTGCGAAAGCGATCCCGAAAACGTGCGTCGGATAGCGGACCGGTTCGGGGTCGAAACGGTGGTGATCCCCTACATCATGCCCGATGACCGGCCCACGGACGCGGCGGGCTGGCAGGCCTACGGCGCGCGGCTTGCCGCTGTGCAGGACCGGTTCGCGCAATCCGGTCTGGACACGGCCTACCACAATCACGACTTCGAATTCATGCCGCTTCCGGATGGCACGCTGCCGATGGACCTGATCCTTGAACACGCGGGCGACGTTCTGTTCGAATATGATGTGGCCTGGGCCGTGCGGGCCGGGGCCGATCCCATGGCACCTATCGGCACCTATGGGGCACGGATTGCCATCGCGCACCTCAAGGACATCGCGCACCCCGGGCAGGCCGGGGACGAAGATGGCTGGGCCGATGTCGGGCACGGGACGATGGCGTGGCCCGCGCTGTTTTCGGCCCTGAAGGCCGCGGGCACGCGCCACTTTGTGATGGAACACGACAACCCCAGCGATCACCGCCGCTTTGCCCAGCGTGCGTTCGACGCAACACAGAATTTCTGA
- a CDS encoding ABC transporter permease, giving the protein MADASQGTGGLTFDSKRRAWPNELNIFFALILIIFAFEAAGQFLPYMNGQSFLFDTRDRFDSIFNEARLRIIILQVAIIGIIALGVTQVIISGGIDLSSGPLVGATAMIVMSFAQTELVNGGPNPKAVFGDWAFDLPVIVPLIVGLSFGAFIGAINGSLIAYTKIPPFIATLGMFLICRGIAQAWTRGQPVSFPTETYALIGKGMMPVYLFLALAVLFHFILKYTVYGKHTYAIGSNEDAARMSGINVQRHKVVVYMIASMLAAFAAIVLSSKNLTAQSGMGIFYELYAIAMAVIGGVSLTGGRGSIIGTVLGAMVFGVIQSGFTYIKLDAFYQLMAMGGIIIGAVVLDKVRQERAALRS; this is encoded by the coding sequence ATGGCCGACGCATCGCAGGGCACCGGCGGGCTGACATTCGACAGCAAGCGACGGGCCTGGCCAAACGAGCTTAATATCTTTTTCGCGCTGATCCTGATCATCTTCGCGTTCGAGGCGGCGGGGCAATTTCTGCCCTACATGAACGGGCAAAGCTTTCTCTTCGACACACGCGACCGCTTTGACAGCATCTTCAACGAGGCACGGCTGCGCATCATCATCCTGCAGGTCGCCATCATCGGCATCATCGCGCTGGGGGTGACGCAGGTGATCATCTCGGGCGGCATCGACCTCAGTTCCGGCCCATTGGTGGGGGCAACGGCGATGATCGTGATGTCCTTTGCCCAGACCGAACTGGTCAATGGCGGCCCGAACCCCAAGGCGGTGTTCGGCGACTGGGCCTTTGATTTGCCGGTCATCGTACCGCTGATCGTGGGCCTCAGTTTCGGGGCCTTCATCGGCGCCATAAACGGCAGTCTGATCGCCTATACCAAGATCCCGCCGTTTATCGCGACGCTGGGCATGTTCCTGATCTGCCGCGGCATCGCGCAGGCCTGGACGCGCGGACAGCCCGTATCCTTCCCCACCGAAACCTATGCCCTGATCGGCAAGGGCATGATGCCCGTCTACCTGTTCCTGGCCCTGGCGGTGCTCTTCCACTTCATCCTCAAATACACCGTCTACGGCAAACACACCTACGCCATCGGATCAAACGAGGATGCAGCAAGGATGTCGGGCATCAACGTGCAGCGTCACAAGGTGGTGGTCTACATGATCGCCTCGATGCTGGCGGCCTTTGCGGCCATCGTGCTCAGTTCCAAGAACCTCACGGCGCAATCCGGCATGGGCATCTTCTATGAACTCTACGCCATCGCCATGGCCGTGATCGGCGGCGTCAGCCTGACGGGCGGGCGCGGGTCGATCATCGGCACGGTGCTGGGGGCCATGGTCTTTGGCGTGATCCAGTCCGGGTTCACCTACATCAAGCTTGACGCCTTCTACCAGTTGATGGCGATGGGCGGGATCATCATCGGCGCGGTCGTGCTGGACAAGGTCCGGCAAGAACGCGCGGCATTGCGAAGTTGA